The genomic region GACCGGCGAGATCGTCGGCGCCGGTCACGCCAGCGCCACCGGCCGGTTCGATGACGAGCAGCTGTTCTACCTCTGCTCGCGGGGCATCGACGCCGAGACGGCCCGCCGCCTCGTCGTCCGCGGCTTCTTCGCCGACGTCGTCCAGCAGATCGGCCTGCCGGAGCTGCAGGACCGCCTCATGGGCACGATCGAGGCCCGTCTCGGCGCCCTCCCTGGTCTGGAGGAGCAGGCGGTCGCGGTATGAGTTTCGAACGCGTCTGCGCGCTGGCCGACATCAAGGAGCCCGGCTCCCTGCGGGTCGAGCTGGCCGACGTCGACATCGCCGTCGTCCGCTTCGAGGGCGAGGTCTACGCCATCGAAGACCAGTGCTCGCACGCCGAGGTGCCGCTGTCGGAGGGCGACGTCGAGGAGTTCAAGGGCGCCCCGACCATCGAGTGCTGGCTGCACGGGTCGTGCTTCGACCTGCGCACCGGCGAACCCACCAACCTGCCGGCCACCGAGCCGGTGTCCGTCTACCCGGTCCGCGTGGAGGGG from Actinomycetes bacterium harbors:
- a CDS encoding non-heme iron oxygenase ferredoxin subunit encodes the protein MSFERVCALADIKEPGSLRVELADVDIAVVRFEGEVYAIEDQCSHAEVPLSEGDVEEFKGAPTIECWLHGSCFDLRTGEPTNLPATEPVSVYPVRVEG